Proteins from one Actinomycetota bacterium genomic window:
- a CDS encoding response regulator transcription factor produces MKDAIRLAVVDDHEIVRMGVNRLLDSESGISVVGEAENGSEALDMARRTKPQVMLVDVKLPDISGIEVVRKLKSDPETAGIQAIILTVYDDLEIAAEAIRAGAIGYILKDCGKEQLLKAITSAADGVPLVTSSITHQLVAVLREQDCLVTTVPSEEDPLLSLTDRETDVLRLVAKGYSNKAVAKELGITISTVKTHLRNIFRKLGVEDRAQVIIKAIKEGML; encoded by the coding sequence ATGAAAGACGCGATACGCCTGGCGGTTGTCGACGACCACGAGATCGTACGCATGGGCGTAAACCGCCTCCTGGACAGCGAGAGCGGTATCAGCGTGGTGGGCGAGGCCGAGAACGGGAGCGAGGCCCTGGACATGGCGCGGCGCACGAAACCGCAGGTGATGCTCGTCGATGTCAAGCTGCCCGATATCAGCGGCATCGAGGTCGTGCGCAAGCTGAAGAGCGATCCCGAGACCGCGGGGATCCAGGCCATCATCCTCACCGTCTACGATGACCTGGAGATAGCGGCGGAGGCCATACGCGCCGGCGCAATAGGCTATATCCTCAAGGACTGCGGCAAGGAGCAGTTGCTCAAGGCCATCACCTCGGCCGCCGATGGCGTTCCCCTCGTCACATCCTCCATAACCCATCAGCTCGTCGCGGTGCTGCGCGAGCAGGACTGCCTGGTGACCACAGTACCCAGCGAGGAGGACCCCCTCCTCTCCCTCACCGACCGCGAGACGGACGTCCTCCGCCTGGTGGCCAAAGGCTACAGCAACAAGGCGGTGGCCAAGGAACTCGGTATAACCATCAGCACCGTCAAGACCCACCTGCGCAACATCTTCCGCAAGCTCGGAGTGGAGGACAGGGCGCAGGTTATCATCAAGGCCATCAAGGAAGGCATGCTCTGA
- a CDS encoding histidine kinase N-terminal 7TM domain-containing protein — MADDLSLVLTTASGFISLVLGVYVFLRGRRQIVNVLFLLICTFMALWCLGEAMTVTADTLAAKTFWTRFQGLGEMPLIPTYLLLAHYFTGREVLRRSRRRTAVMVTALYAPWLLGLVFLYTTGIFYSSYYLIEGGQGINVVRTPAFWFLTALGFAEILAASAIYLRERSRTTVKVARKGLLILALAPLPMLIANIIMNLELTLRVTTPQAGILFVGLLAYGILRYGLFVDIRSMTRNVLAHAVVVSVNLIIFTALSAFYIYGLDMGLHWSTYVLFVLAGIPFMIAYHTELEWAKRFTGRHIYGREFEEGRLLQELGSSIRTVSNVGELAESVVHKVRESMGMSACALMLSDDGGYRVVGYDAYDKHPAGAFSETVLANTFMLEWEDAYTTYSDKDRYSTHWHVGNRIYRGQCVLEFIDLGVLRIYDGDGKVREMLWREEDEGEVVSIPLEIHGERVGLLWFGGKLDGLRFTLGEFDFMVALSTQLAVSLLNSKLMQELLDKSARLQRLIQSTSSAQEEERIRIARELHDGLAPYFLDFIFRLDMLEAQAAGVPGLSASLEELRDKAREGLRDLRLVIGDLRPSSLDVLGLEKSLSTYLERFAAENGMAVELQTSGDLEHLDSLSEVTIFRVAQEALSNIARHAGAARVRFMLKGDDGWVEMVVEDDGAGFSEREVRERMIMGECLGIRGMRERAELMQGDLVIDSRPGSGTKVSLSFPVRRR; from the coding sequence CCGCCAAGACCTTCTGGACCCGCTTCCAGGGGCTGGGAGAGATGCCGCTCATCCCCACCTATCTCTTGCTGGCGCACTATTTCACCGGCCGTGAGGTCCTGCGGCGGTCCCGCCGCAGGACCGCGGTGATGGTCACGGCCCTCTACGCCCCCTGGTTGCTGGGACTCGTGTTCCTCTATACCACTGGCATCTTCTATTCATCCTACTATCTCATTGAGGGGGGGCAGGGCATCAACGTGGTCAGGACCCCGGCGTTCTGGTTCCTGACCGCCCTTGGTTTCGCGGAGATCCTCGCCGCGTCCGCTATCTACCTGCGGGAGAGAAGCCGCACTACGGTCAAGGTCGCCCGCAAGGGCCTGCTCATCCTGGCCCTGGCCCCGCTGCCGATGCTGATAGCGAACATAATCATGAACCTGGAGTTGACCCTCCGGGTCACCACCCCACAGGCCGGCATCCTCTTTGTCGGCCTGCTTGCCTACGGGATCCTGCGCTATGGCCTCTTCGTGGACATCCGTTCCATGACCAGGAACGTACTGGCGCACGCGGTGGTGGTCTCAGTGAACCTCATTATCTTCACCGCGCTAAGCGCGTTCTACATCTATGGGCTGGACATGGGCCTGCACTGGTCGACCTATGTCCTGTTCGTACTCGCTGGCATCCCCTTCATGATCGCCTACCATACGGAACTGGAGTGGGCGAAGAGGTTCACCGGACGTCATATCTACGGCCGCGAGTTCGAGGAGGGCCGGCTGCTGCAGGAACTGGGCAGCTCCATCCGCACCGTGAGCAACGTGGGAGAACTGGCCGAGAGCGTCGTGCATAAGGTGAGGGAGTCCATGGGCATGTCGGCGTGCGCCTTGATGCTCTCGGACGACGGCGGTTACAGGGTCGTCGGCTACGATGCATACGACAAGCATCCCGCCGGCGCATTCAGCGAAACCGTTCTGGCGAACACGTTCATGTTGGAATGGGAAGATGCCTACACCACCTACAGCGATAAAGACAGGTACTCGACCCACTGGCATGTCGGCAACCGCATATACCGCGGCCAGTGTGTGTTGGAGTTCATCGATCTGGGCGTTCTTCGGATCTACGATGGCGACGGCAAGGTGAGGGAGATGCTGTGGCGCGAGGAGGACGAGGGAGAGGTCGTCTCCATCCCCCTTGAGATCCACGGCGAAAGGGTGGGGCTGCTGTGGTTCGGTGGCAAGCTGGACGGCCTCCGCTTCACCCTGGGGGAGTTCGACTTCATGGTCGCCCTGTCCACCCAGCTCGCGGTCTCGCTCCTCAATTCCAAGCTCATGCAGGAGCTGCTGGACAAGAGCGCGCGGCTGCAGAGACTGATCCAGAGCACCTCCTCGGCCCAGGAGGAGGAGCGTATACGCATCGCGCGCGAGCTCCACGACGGGCTCGCCCCCTATTTTCTGGACTTCATCTTCCGGTTGGACATGCTCGAGGCACAGGCGGCCGGGGTCCCCGGCCTCTCCGCCTCCCTCGAGGAACTGAGGGACAAGGCCCGCGAGGGCCTGCGGGACCTGCGCCTGGTCATAGGAGACCTCCGCCCCTCCTCCCTCGACGTGCTGGGGCTGGAGAAATCCCTCTCCACCTACCTGGAGAGGTTCGCCGCCGAGAACGGGATGGCGGTGGAATTACAGACCAGCGGCGACCTCGAGCACCTGGACTCCCTGTCCGAGGTCACCATCTTCCGCGTAGCCCAGGAAGCCCTCTCCAACATTGCCCGCCATGCCGGCGCCGCCAGGGTAAGGTTCATGCTCAAGGGCGATGACGGCTGGGTGGAGATGGTGGTGGAAGACGATGGAGCCGGCTTCTCGGAGCGGGAAGTGCGGGAGAGGATGATCATGGGCGAATGCCTGGGCATCAGGGGGATGCGGGAAAGGGCGGAACTCATGCAGGGAGACCTGGTGATAGACTCACGCCCGGGAAGCGGAACCAAGGTCAGCCTCTCTTTCCCGGTGCGGCGCCGGTAG